Proteins co-encoded in one Desulfitobacterium hafniense DCB-2 genomic window:
- a CDS encoding thiolase family protein, which produces MKEAFIIEAKRTAIGKAGRGSLAHMRPDDLAAFVIQDVLKSAPNLNSADIDDCVIGCSFPEGEQGMNMARVIALRAGLPIDVSGLTINRFCSSGLQAISLAADRIRLGEAHAMLAGGAESMSAVPMGGGKPAPNPYMMEHCPEVYLSMGLTAENVAKKYEITREQQDEFAAASHQKAHAAQVGGRFEEEIVPVLIASGKKGEVWFSKDEGIRADSTVESLGKLKPAFKNGGCVTAGNSSQTSDGAAATLLMSEEKVKELDLKPLALWRGFAVAGVEAELMGIGPIKAIPKVLKQVGLTLEQIDLFELNEAFASQSLAIIKTLGIDPAKVNPNGGAIAFGHPLGCTGAKLTATLLHEMKRRGLKYGMVTMCIGGGMGAAGVYELL; this is translated from the coding sequence ATGAAAGAAGCATTCATTATTGAAGCGAAACGTACTGCCATCGGCAAAGCTGGCCGGGGCTCCCTGGCTCATATGCGTCCGGATGATTTGGCAGCCTTTGTTATTCAGGATGTTTTGAAAAGTGCCCCCAATCTAAATTCGGCAGATATTGATGATTGTGTCATCGGCTGCTCCTTCCCCGAAGGAGAACAAGGGATGAACATGGCCCGGGTGATTGCCCTGCGGGCAGGTCTTCCCATCGATGTATCCGGACTCACCATCAACCGCTTTTGTTCCTCAGGACTGCAGGCTATCTCCCTGGCAGCAGACAGAATCCGGCTGGGAGAAGCCCATGCCATGCTGGCCGGCGGAGCAGAAAGCATGTCCGCGGTGCCCATGGGCGGCGGCAAACCAGCCCCCAATCCCTACATGATGGAGCATTGTCCGGAAGTCTACCTCTCCATGGGACTTACCGCCGAAAATGTCGCCAAGAAATATGAAATTACCCGGGAACAACAGGATGAGTTTGCCGCAGCCAGCCATCAAAAGGCCCACGCGGCCCAAGTCGGCGGCCGTTTTGAGGAAGAGATCGTCCCTGTCCTCATCGCCAGCGGTAAAAAGGGAGAGGTATGGTTCAGTAAAGACGAAGGAATCCGTGCCGATAGTACCGTGGAATCCCTCGGCAAACTAAAACCGGCTTTCAAAAACGGCGGCTGCGTCACGGCGGGGAACTCCTCTCAGACCAGTGACGGCGCCGCGGCCACCCTCCTTATGTCCGAGGAGAAGGTCAAGGAGCTGGACCTGAAACCCCTTGCCCTATGGCGCGGTTTCGCTGTGGCAGGAGTCGAGGCGGAACTCATGGGAATCGGCCCCATCAAGGCCATCCCCAAAGTTCTCAAGCAAGTGGGCTTAACCCTTGAGCAAATAGACCTCTTTGAGCTCAACGAGGCTTTTGCCTCACAGTCCCTGGCCATCATCAAGACCCTGGGCATCGACCCGGCCAAGGTCAATCCCAACGGCGGCGCTATCGCTTTCGGACACCCCCTGGGCTGCACCGGAGCAAAGCTCACCGCCACCCTGCTCCATGAAATGAAACGCCGCGGTCTCAAATACGGTATGGTGACCATGTGCATCGGCGGCGGCATGGGAGCCGCAGGAGTCTACGAGCTTCTGTAG
- a CDS encoding acetyl-CoA hydrolase/transferase family protein: MSTWVEEYRKKLTTPDKAVGIVKSGDWIIYSYAANTLPVLDMALAQRTPELHDIQLLAGVSMRPHAVVKADPRGEHFTWDCVHFSVIDRKYYEMGRAFYIPLRYSEVPRYIAENISRIDVFMVQVSPMDQHGNFNFGPTISHYPAAAAKARTVIVEVNEDMPIAHGGYGNYIHISDVDYIVEGGHTGMPQIPSAPVTDVDQKIAQYVLDDLRDGDCIQLGIGAMPNALGQMIAASDLKDLGVHTEMLVDSYVDMWEAGRISGRKKQIDKGRMVYTFAGGTQKLYDFINNNPQVAGYPVDYTNDRFIASRNDNLVSINNALEIDLSGQVCSETIGPRMISGAGGQLDFVDAAYNSKGGRSFICMESTFTDAEGKKHSRIRPLLTEGAVVTDTRPMVQYVVTEHGKANLKGATTWQRAERLISLAHPDFREELIQEAEKLKIWRKSNK; the protein is encoded by the coding sequence ATGTCAACATGGGTAGAAGAATACCGTAAAAAGTTAACCACTCCGGATAAGGCGGTAGGGATAGTGAAGAGCGGGGATTGGATTATTTATTCCTATGCCGCCAATACTCTGCCTGTTCTCGACATGGCTTTAGCCCAAAGGACCCCTGAGCTGCACGATATTCAGCTCCTGGCCGGAGTTTCCATGCGTCCCCATGCCGTCGTTAAAGCAGACCCCAGGGGAGAGCATTTCACCTGGGATTGTGTGCATTTCAGCGTGATTGACCGGAAGTATTATGAGATGGGCCGGGCCTTCTATATACCCTTAAGATACTCTGAGGTTCCCCGCTACATCGCGGAAAACATCAGCCGCATTGATGTGTTCATGGTTCAGGTAAGCCCCATGGATCAACATGGCAATTTTAACTTTGGTCCCACAATATCTCACTATCCGGCAGCCGCAGCCAAAGCCAGAACCGTTATCGTGGAAGTCAATGAAGATATGCCCATCGCCCATGGCGGCTATGGCAACTACATTCATATTTCCGATGTGGACTATATTGTCGAGGGCGGTCATACCGGCATGCCTCAGATTCCCTCCGCACCCGTCACCGATGTGGATCAGAAAATCGCTCAGTATGTTCTCGACGATCTGCGGGATGGGGACTGCATCCAATTGGGAATTGGGGCTATGCCCAATGCCCTGGGTCAGATGATCGCAGCTTCCGATCTCAAGGATCTGGGAGTTCACACGGAAATGCTGGTGGACAGCTATGTGGATATGTGGGAAGCCGGCCGGATCTCCGGGCGCAAGAAACAAATCGACAAAGGACGGATGGTCTATACCTTTGCCGGAGGAACCCAAAAACTCTATGATTTCATCAACAATAATCCTCAGGTGGCGGGATATCCCGTGGATTATACAAACGATCGCTTTATTGCCAGCCGCAACGATAATTTGGTTTCGATCAATAACGCTTTAGAGATCGATCTTTCCGGGCAAGTATGCTCGGAAACGATTGGACCCCGCATGATCAGCGGAGCCGGGGGACAATTGGATTTCGTCGATGCAGCCTATAACTCCAAAGGCGGCCGCAGTTTCATATGTATGGAATCGACCTTTACCGATGCCGAAGGGAAAAAGCATTCCCGAATCCGCCCCCTGCTGACTGAAGGCGCCGTAGTCACGGATACCCGGCCGATGGTGCAATATGTGGTCACTGAACACGGTAAAGCGAATCTGAAAGGCGCCACGACCTGGCAGCGTGCGGAACGCCTCATCAGCCTGGCTCACCCCGATTTTCGTGAAGAGCTCATTCAAGAAGCCGAGAAATTGAAAATCTGGAGAAAATCCAATAAATAG
- a CDS encoding heterodisulfide reductase-related iron-sulfur binding cluster, whose product MTPTREIYWNIDYHLVMYFFAVIMLGTFVYGVVRRYRLWKIGQPETRWKDSWQGIKDIIIYGFGHKRILKDLAPGVMHLAVLVGFIFLFFATAIITLQADFGINIFKGALYVFIKITTNLFGLLATLGVLYLYYRRYVKRPDKLDNKQDDLIALTLVFVILVTGFLLQGLRMAGEHDPWAVYGFAGYWMIEPLQAMFSQEQLLAMHKFTWWFHMFVAFGFIAYLPYSKLFHIFLGPLNQFLRKREPMGVPELIDFEDESQETFGLSEFKQLSWKAIFNSDVCIRCGRCQENCPATVSGKHLNPKQIIQDIKVRAEEEYQAVCQAKKEAKQAGRQAGVMASGETATAVEGTAALAIPPGRGLIGEVIQEQDIWDCTTCRSCEQQCPVFVEHVDKTVEMRRNLVLMESRFPSEAQLAFRNMENNGNPWGIGWNKREEFLKGLDVPTLAENPEAEILYWPGCSGAFDARNQKVSAALVKLLRAANVNFAILGNEEKCCGDSARKLGNEFLYQTLAAENIEVMNGYGVKKIITQCPHCFQTLGHDYPQMGGKYEVVHHTTYLKELLDSGKLKLKDLASLGKDLKVTYHDSCYLGRYNKIYSEPREILKAAGLKVIEMKRTKDKSFCCGAGGGRMWLEEHGGERINELRTNEAMATGADIIGTACPFCLTMINDGISAKEEAGDKTKALDIAEVLAQRV is encoded by the coding sequence ATGACTCCTACGCGGGAGATCTATTGGAATATTGATTATCACCTCGTCATGTATTTTTTTGCAGTCATTATGCTGGGAACCTTCGTTTATGGCGTTGTCCGGCGTTATCGTCTCTGGAAAATCGGGCAGCCGGAAACCCGGTGGAAGGACAGCTGGCAAGGGATAAAAGACATCATCATCTATGGTTTTGGGCATAAGAGAATTCTCAAAGACTTGGCGCCGGGAGTCATGCATCTGGCTGTTCTGGTCGGGTTTATTTTCCTTTTCTTTGCTACAGCCATCATCACCTTGCAGGCAGACTTTGGGATCAATATTTTCAAAGGGGCGCTGTATGTCTTTATTAAGATAACCACGAATCTCTTTGGCTTGTTGGCCACCCTGGGGGTGCTGTACCTTTATTACCGCCGTTATGTCAAACGCCCGGATAAATTAGACAATAAACAAGATGACCTTATTGCCTTAACCCTTGTCTTTGTCATTTTAGTCACAGGTTTCCTGCTGCAAGGCTTGCGGATGGCCGGAGAGCACGATCCCTGGGCTGTTTATGGCTTTGCAGGTTATTGGATGATTGAACCGCTCCAGGCCATGTTCAGCCAGGAACAACTGCTGGCTATGCATAAATTCACCTGGTGGTTCCATATGTTCGTTGCCTTTGGGTTCATCGCTTATTTGCCTTACTCTAAGCTCTTTCATATTTTCCTGGGACCCCTTAACCAGTTTCTGCGCAAGCGGGAACCGATGGGTGTCCCTGAGTTGATCGATTTTGAAGACGAATCCCAGGAAACTTTCGGGTTAAGCGAATTCAAGCAACTCTCATGGAAGGCTATATTCAACTCGGATGTCTGCATCCGCTGCGGACGCTGTCAAGAGAACTGTCCCGCCACCGTCAGCGGTAAGCACCTCAACCCTAAGCAGATCATCCAGGATATTAAAGTCCGGGCTGAGGAAGAGTATCAAGCTGTTTGCCAAGCCAAAAAAGAAGCCAAACAGGCAGGCCGGCAAGCAGGTGTGATGGCTTCCGGGGAGACAGCCACGGCAGTGGAGGGGACTGCTGCCTTAGCAATACCTCCCGGCCGCGGCTTGATCGGCGAAGTGATTCAGGAGCAGGACATTTGGGATTGTACCACCTGCCGTTCTTGTGAACAGCAATGTCCTGTCTTCGTAGAGCATGTGGACAAAACCGTGGAAATGAGAAGAAATCTTGTGCTGATGGAATCCCGTTTCCCCAGTGAGGCCCAGCTTGCTTTCCGCAATATGGAAAACAACGGCAATCCTTGGGGCATCGGCTGGAACAAGCGGGAAGAATTCCTGAAAGGGCTGGATGTTCCCACCCTGGCAGAGAACCCTGAAGCAGAAATTCTCTATTGGCCTGGTTGCTCCGGGGCTTTCGATGCCCGCAACCAAAAGGTGTCCGCAGCCCTTGTTAAACTCCTGCGGGCAGCCAACGTGAATTTCGCCATCCTCGGCAATGAGGAAAAATGTTGCGGAGACTCAGCCCGCAAGCTGGGCAATGAATTTCTCTACCAAACCTTAGCAGCTGAGAACATTGAAGTGATGAACGGTTACGGTGTAAAGAAGATCATTACCCAATGCCCTCATTGTTTCCAAACCCTTGGCCATGATTACCCTCAAATGGGCGGTAAGTATGAGGTTGTTCACCATACCACCTATCTTAAGGAACTCCTGGACAGCGGAAAGCTCAAGCTCAAGGATTTGGCAAGCCTGGGTAAGGATCTTAAAGTAACGTATCATGACTCATGCTATCTGGGGCGTTATAATAAGATCTACAGCGAGCCCCGGGAAATCCTTAAGGCGGCCGGGTTAAAGGTTATCGAGATGAAGCGGACGAAGGATAAGAGCTTTTGCTGCGGTGCCGGCGGCGGACGGATGTGGCTGGAAGAGCACGGAGGAGAGCGCATCAATGAACTGCGTACCAATGAAGCCATGGCTACCGGGGCCGATATCATCGGTACAGCCTGTCCTTTCTGTCTCACCATGATCAATGACGGCATCAGCGCCAAAGAAGAGGCCGGGGACAAAACCAAAGCCTTGGATATTGCTGAAGTTCTCGCCCAAAGAGTTTAG
- a CDS encoding 3-hydroxyacyl-CoA dehydrogenase/enoyl-CoA hydratase family protein: MAIYKVAVLGSGVMGSTIAAHLANAGIPSILLDIVPPSLLPEEEAAGLTLASPQVRNRFAASNKAKLIKMNPAPLFVPEFADRIEVGNFEDDLPRLQEVDWVIEVVVERLDIKIDLFKKVAQHVRPGTIVTSNTSGISLKSMTEGLPEEFTKSFFGTHFFNPPRYMKLFELIPGPNTDPTVIQEMEEFAERVLGKGVVYAKDTPNFIANRIGVFGLAATIREMQRSGLTIDEVDALTGPVMGRPKSASFRTVDMVGLDTFVHVANNVGDNVPEEKEFFVMPDFIHTMIKNGWLGDKSKQGFYKKVKTAEGKEVLVLDPHTMEYVPKKKVKFACLDKAKNAGGLKDKMKTLVNGKDPGAEFAWNVLKEVLLYAARLAPQIADDLTALDAGMKLGFNWEMGPFETWDALGVKATAERIAAEGGTLPEIVAKLLAEGKDSFYEKTEGGDTLYYAGGEYKEKAASPYSFSLKKAHKQGKKIFGNSGASLVDMGDGVACLEFHSPNNSIGGDIMNMIHKSLAEVEKNYLGMVIGSQGKNFAVGANLMLIMMEAEEGNWDDLDLMVREFQRGTMALKYAKKPVVAAPYGMTLGGGTEVCLHSHAIQPAAETYMGLVELGVGLIPGGGGTKEMALRAMEGILPGVVVAPDYFFAKRFEVVAMAQVSTSAEMARKLGFLRASDRCSMNADHVLLDAKARVLDLARDFRPIIPQKVKAAGPGVCAFLEMALYGMKEGRYISEYDAHLGKKLAYAMTGGDVLAGTLVDEQYLLDLEREVFLSLAGEPKTLDRIRHMLTKNKPLRN; encoded by the coding sequence ATGGCCATCTATAAAGTGGCGGTTTTAGGCTCAGGGGTTATGGGAAGCACCATCGCGGCCCATCTCGCCAATGCCGGGATTCCCAGTATACTGCTGGACATAGTACCCCCTAGTTTGTTGCCGGAGGAAGAAGCGGCCGGGCTGACCTTGGCATCCCCCCAAGTCAGAAATCGTTTTGCCGCATCCAACAAAGCCAAACTCATCAAGATGAACCCTGCTCCGCTGTTTGTGCCGGAATTTGCGGATCGCATCGAAGTCGGCAATTTTGAGGATGATCTGCCCCGTTTGCAAGAAGTGGACTGGGTTATTGAAGTGGTCGTAGAGCGTTTGGACATCAAAATCGACCTCTTTAAGAAGGTGGCCCAGCATGTCCGCCCGGGGACCATTGTAACATCCAACACTTCCGGTATTTCTTTAAAATCCATGACAGAAGGGCTTCCTGAAGAATTTACCAAGAGCTTTTTCGGCACCCACTTCTTTAATCCTCCCCGTTATATGAAGCTTTTTGAACTGATTCCCGGACCCAACACGGATCCGACCGTTATTCAGGAGATGGAAGAGTTTGCCGAGCGGGTGCTGGGCAAAGGGGTCGTCTATGCTAAGGATACGCCCAACTTCATCGCCAACCGCATCGGCGTCTTTGGTTTGGCGGCAACCATCAGAGAGATGCAGCGTTCCGGCTTAACCATCGATGAAGTGGATGCTTTAACCGGACCGGTGATGGGACGTCCTAAGTCAGCCTCCTTCCGGACCGTGGATATGGTGGGTCTGGACACCTTTGTCCATGTCGCCAATAACGTGGGAGATAATGTCCCTGAAGAAAAAGAGTTCTTCGTCATGCCGGACTTTATTCATACCATGATCAAAAACGGCTGGCTGGGAGATAAGAGCAAGCAGGGGTTCTATAAAAAAGTCAAGACAGCAGAAGGCAAAGAAGTACTGGTTCTTGATCCCCATACCATGGAGTATGTTCCCAAGAAGAAAGTCAAATTTGCCTGCCTGGATAAAGCCAAGAATGCGGGCGGTCTTAAAGATAAGATGAAAACCTTGGTCAACGGCAAAGATCCCGGGGCTGAATTCGCCTGGAATGTCTTGAAGGAAGTTCTCCTTTATGCGGCCCGCCTGGCTCCCCAAATCGCCGATGATCTTACAGCTCTTGATGCCGGTATGAAGCTGGGCTTCAACTGGGAAATGGGACCATTTGAGACCTGGGATGCCTTAGGCGTTAAAGCCACCGCGGAGCGCATCGCAGCTGAGGGCGGGACCTTGCCTGAGATCGTGGCAAAACTGCTGGCTGAAGGCAAAGACAGTTTCTATGAGAAGACCGAAGGCGGGGACACTCTGTACTATGCCGGAGGCGAATATAAGGAAAAGGCCGCCAGCCCCTATTCCTTCTCCCTTAAAAAGGCCCATAAACAAGGCAAAAAAATCTTCGGCAATTCCGGTGCCAGCTTAGTTGATATGGGTGACGGTGTAGCCTGCCTGGAATTCCATTCACCGAACAACTCCATCGGCGGGGATATCATGAACATGATTCACAAGTCCTTGGCAGAGGTGGAAAAGAACTATTTAGGGATGGTGATCGGCAGTCAGGGTAAGAATTTCGCCGTTGGTGCCAACCTGATGCTGATTATGATGGAAGCGGAAGAAGGCAATTGGGATGACCTGGATCTCATGGTCCGCGAATTCCAAAGGGGAACCATGGCCCTGAAATACGCCAAGAAGCCTGTGGTAGCCGCTCCCTATGGCATGACTTTAGGCGGTGGAACTGAGGTTTGCCTCCATTCCCATGCCATCCAGCCTGCGGCTGAGACCTATATGGGCCTGGTGGAGCTGGGCGTGGGCCTCATCCCCGGCGGCGGCGGCACCAAGGAAATGGCCCTGCGCGCTATGGAAGGAATTCTTCCCGGCGTGGTCGTTGCTCCGGACTATTTCTTCGCCAAACGCTTCGAAGTAGTGGCCATGGCCCAGGTTTCCACCAGTGCGGAAATGGCCAGAAAGCTTGGCTTCTTAAGGGCAAGTGATCGCTGCAGTATGAATGCCGACCATGTTCTCCTCGATGCCAAGGCCCGTGTCCTTGATCTGGCAAGAGACTTCCGCCCCATCATTCCTCAGAAGGTCAAAGCAGCAGGACCGGGAGTCTGTGCCTTCCTGGAAATGGCCCTGTATGGCATGAAAGAGGGGCGTTATATCTCCGAATACGATGCTCACTTAGGGAAAAAACTGGCTTATGCCATGACCGGCGGCGATGTTCTGGCCGGAACTTTGGTGGATGAGCAATATCTCCTGGATCTGGAAAGAGAAGTGTTCTTAAGCCTTGCCGGAGAACCCAAGACTCTGGATCGCATCCGGCATATGCTCACCAAGAATAAGCCATTAAGGAATTAG
- a CDS encoding MBL fold metallo-hydrolase, whose product MELKEIAPEIFCLKVAIDLSEEHVNLYILRGKVPTLIDAGTNTPEVYQAIQEALQELGIQRLEQVLLTHWHVDHAGGAENLRKDGARILIGKRDYEEWVDFCSGKSFKLFEEYAGQVWGVPPEQLAMILKYNKKLAYLTAPPEEVAKIEVGGVIPAGNGTLKTILTPGHTAGHMSYYEEDLGLLFSGDFLLPDVVPYPGAWLENGAIVSGLPSYMRALERVEFLGAKAYFPAHGNARRTPASRCMEIRNQILRQIDRYTPSGSVYAGGLELSKGHFNPLSAFAYMHYVFGWDSLKFPSTASKTASMS is encoded by the coding sequence ATGGAATTAAAAGAAATTGCGCCTGAGATCTTTTGCCTGAAAGTTGCAATTGATTTAAGCGAAGAACATGTTAACTTGTACATTCTCCGTGGTAAAGTCCCCACATTGATCGATGCGGGAACGAATACCCCTGAAGTTTATCAAGCCATTCAAGAAGCCTTGCAGGAATTGGGTATCCAGCGCCTGGAGCAAGTCCTGCTTACCCATTGGCATGTGGATCATGCGGGGGGAGCTGAGAACTTAAGAAAAGACGGTGCCCGGATTCTGATCGGGAAGCGGGATTATGAAGAATGGGTTGATTTCTGCAGCGGCAAAAGCTTTAAGCTTTTTGAAGAATATGCCGGGCAGGTTTGGGGAGTGCCCCCAGAGCAGCTGGCCATGATTTTAAAATACAATAAAAAACTGGCCTATCTCACAGCACCGCCGGAGGAAGTCGCCAAGATAGAGGTTGGGGGAGTGATCCCAGCCGGCAACGGCACCCTCAAGACCATCCTGACCCCCGGGCATACGGCAGGTCATATGTCTTATTACGAAGAAGACCTGGGGCTGCTCTTCTCCGGAGATTTCCTCCTGCCCGATGTGGTTCCCTATCCGGGAGCATGGCTGGAAAATGGAGCAATAGTCAGCGGACTCCCCAGTTATATGCGTGCCTTGGAACGGGTAGAATTCCTGGGTGCCAAAGCCTATTTCCCGGCCCACGGCAATGCCCGGAGAACCCCGGCATCACGCTGTATGGAGATCCGCAATCAAATCCTCAGGCAGATCGACCGCTACACACCCTCAGGATCAGTCTATGCAGGAGGCCTGGAGTTAAGCAAAGGCCATTTTAACCCCCTTTCCGCATTTGCCTATATGCATTATGTTTTTGGCTGGGATTCCCTGAAATTCCCCTCAACTGCCTCAAAAACAGCTTCAATGAGTTAG
- a CDS encoding DUF445 domain-containing protein, translating to MINNDQFPIPKEKRAHGGTYRKANIALGLSALGLAAAYPFQSAFWGGLVTSGCSAALVGGLADWFAVNALFRRPLGVPAGKVFRTEIIPRNRERIFLALRSMVENELLSHEVLKTKVETYDFAAPATAIWKALDRDSLQDILTRCLQQLLENLEDSVQELHQESLALLEQTSIREEQFIPLAEKAFRNLLASQEGKKAVAALLDNLSHWVQETEIHLWLTRWLEKSIERYISQNSSRKFLAMFLPDPSQLAHSLQKQLADYLLEDQTAADILEWLQKAHLASTMYSKLAETLTADLIQKLHTPESALALKKQLWRSLDEGVLSLNESPEKRHGFNQHVQSLLLPFLDNKHEKIGEIVHEGLEKYSNEMLVELIESKAGDDLQMIRINGSVVGGIAGMAIYLASQLLV from the coding sequence ATGATAAACAACGATCAATTCCCCATCCCCAAAGAAAAAAGAGCCCATGGCGGCACCTATCGCAAGGCCAATATCGCTCTCGGCCTTTCAGCCCTTGGCTTAGCTGCAGCCTATCCATTCCAGAGCGCCTTCTGGGGAGGGCTGGTGACGAGCGGTTGTTCAGCTGCCTTAGTGGGGGGGCTTGCCGACTGGTTTGCAGTCAATGCCCTGTTTCGGCGTCCTTTGGGAGTACCGGCAGGAAAGGTCTTCCGTACAGAGATTATCCCCCGCAACCGGGAACGAATATTTCTGGCTTTACGGTCCATGGTGGAAAATGAATTGCTTTCCCATGAGGTTTTGAAAACCAAAGTGGAAACCTATGATTTTGCCGCTCCTGCCACTGCCATCTGGAAGGCGCTGGATAGAGATTCCCTGCAGGACATTCTTACCCGGTGTCTGCAGCAGCTCCTGGAGAACCTGGAGGACAGTGTCCAGGAATTGCACCAAGAGAGCCTGGCGCTTTTGGAGCAGACAAGCATACGGGAAGAGCAGTTTATCCCTTTGGCTGAAAAAGCTTTCCGTAATTTATTAGCCAGCCAGGAGGGAAAAAAGGCTGTTGCCGCCCTGCTGGACAACCTTAGTCACTGGGTTCAGGAGACCGAGATTCATCTTTGGCTGACCCGCTGGCTGGAAAAATCCATCGAGCGCTATATAAGCCAGAATTCCTCCCGGAAGTTCCTGGCCATGTTTCTGCCGGACCCTTCTCAGCTGGCCCACAGTCTTCAAAAACAGCTCGCTGATTATCTGCTGGAGGACCAAACCGCTGCAGATATTCTGGAGTGGTTGCAGAAGGCGCACTTAGCATCCACAATGTATTCTAAGCTGGCTGAGACCCTCACTGCAGATCTTATCCAAAAGCTTCATACCCCGGAAAGTGCCCTTGCCTTAAAGAAGCAGCTTTGGCGAAGCTTGGATGAAGGTGTTCTTTCCCTAAATGAAAGCCCGGAAAAACGCCATGGTTTTAATCAGCATGTCCAAAGTCTCTTGCTTCCTTTTCTCGATAACAAACATGAGAAAATCGGCGAGATCGTCCATGAAGGGCTGGAGAAATACTCCAATGAGATGCTGGTGGAATTGATTGAATCCAAAGCCGGGGATGATTTGCAGATGATACGGATTAATGGCTCTGTAGTCGGAGGAATAGCGGGTATGGCTATCTATCTGGCAAGTCAGCTATTGGTCTGA
- a CDS encoding acyl-CoA dehydrogenase family protein, with the protein MELELGLKGGGFLLAEVTPEQVYVPEELNEDHLQLKKMTRNFVEKEIGPKIEALEEQEDGLIRDFMAQAGELGLLGLEVPEELGGMSMDKFSTVVVGEEIPRGASFAVAFMAHTGIGTLPIVYFGTPEQKAKYLPGLATGEKIAAYCLTEPGSGSDALGAKATAVLNAEGTHYLLNGTKQFITNAGFADIFLVYAKVEGKLTNFIVERTMPGLSFGPEEKKMGIKGSSTRQVILEDVAVPVENIVGELGRGHVVAFNILNVGRFKLAAAAIGSAQLALEVTLKYAAERKQFGVPLSSFGAIQTKFAEIAAQTYLAESVVYRTAGLMEEACQDLDVTGDCRKEAGKAIEEYAIECSLNKVLASEVLDLAVDEGVQIHGGYGFIAEYPIERMYRDSRINRLFEGTNEINRLLVPGTLLKRAMSGELPLLAAAKNVSKDLMSAGLGSEEEGLAALLNMTQKAKKLCLMAAGIAAQNLGMELKDNQYVLLGLAEMVLQVYAMESGVLRALKVQDMDVTEDHKLFVEKAATLGAYSAMNIIEQHAKEVICAAEQGDSLSTVLAGMRKLLRRPTVDMIGLRREIAKLVVEKGKYPVR; encoded by the coding sequence ATGGAATTGGAATTAGGCCTCAAAGGCGGCGGCTTCCTGCTTGCCGAAGTAACTCCCGAGCAAGTTTATGTACCGGAGGAATTAAACGAGGATCATTTACAGCTTAAGAAAATGACCCGCAACTTTGTGGAAAAAGAAATCGGGCCCAAGATCGAAGCTCTCGAAGAGCAGGAAGACGGCCTCATCCGTGATTTCATGGCCCAAGCCGGTGAGCTGGGACTGCTCGGCTTAGAGGTTCCCGAAGAATTAGGCGGCATGAGCATGGATAAATTCTCCACTGTGGTCGTCGGTGAAGAAATCCCCCGCGGTGCTTCCTTTGCCGTAGCCTTCATGGCCCATACCGGAATCGGCACCCTGCCCATCGTCTATTTCGGTACCCCGGAACAAAAGGCCAAATATCTCCCCGGTCTGGCTACCGGAGAAAAAATCGCCGCTTACTGCCTTACCGAGCCCGGTTCTGGCTCCGACGCCTTAGGCGCCAAGGCTACGGCCGTTCTCAATGCCGAAGGAACCCACTACCTTCTCAATGGAACCAAGCAATTTATCACCAATGCTGGTTTTGCCGATATCTTTCTGGTCTACGCTAAAGTGGAGGGCAAGCTTACCAACTTTATCGTTGAGCGGACGATGCCTGGGCTTTCCTTCGGACCGGAAGAGAAGAAGATGGGGATCAAAGGCTCCTCCACCCGCCAAGTCATCCTGGAAGATGTGGCCGTTCCGGTGGAGAACATCGTCGGTGAATTGGGCCGGGGTCATGTGGTTGCCTTCAATATTCTGAATGTGGGACGTTTCAAGCTGGCTGCCGCAGCCATCGGCAGTGCTCAGCTTGCTTTGGAAGTCACTCTGAAATATGCGGCTGAGCGCAAGCAGTTCGGCGTTCCTTTAAGCTCCTTCGGCGCTATTCAAACCAAATTTGCCGAAATCGCCGCTCAGACCTATCTGGCTGAGAGTGTGGTCTACCGTACTGCCGGGCTGATGGAAGAAGCCTGCCAGGATCTGGATGTCACCGGCGATTGCCGTAAAGAAGCCGGCAAAGCTATTGAAGAGTATGCCATTGAGTGCTCCCTGAATAAAGTTCTGGCCTCTGAAGTGCTGGATCTGGCTGTGGATGAAGGGGTGCAAATCCATGGCGGCTATGGCTTCATTGCCGAATATCCCATTGAGCGTATGTATCGGGATTCCCGCATCAACCGTCTCTTCGAAGGAACCAATGAAATCAACCGTCTGCTGGTTCCCGGCACTTTGCTCAAACGGGCGATGAGCGGCGAGCTTCCCCTCCTGGCAGCGGCGAAGAACGTCAGCAAAGATCTGATGTCCGCCGGTTTAGGTTCAGAGGAAGAAGGATTGGCAGCTCTTCTGAATATGACTCAAAAAGCTAAGAAGCTTTGCTTAATGGCCGCCGGAATTGCCGCCCAGAATCTGGGCATGGAGCTCAAAGACAATCAATATGTGCTTCTGGGCCTGGCCGAAATGGTTCTCCAAGTCTACGCTATGGAAAGCGGTGTTCTCCGTGCTCTGAAAGTTCAGGATATGGATGTCACCGAGGATCATAAGCTCTTTGTGGAAAAGGCCGCCACCCTGGGTGCTTATAGCGCCATGAATATCATTGAGCAGCATGCTAAAGAAGTCATTTGCGCCGCCGAGCAGGGTGACTCCCTGAGCACCGTTCTGGCAGGAATGCGCAAGCTCTTACGCCGCCCCACCGTTGATATGATCGGACTTCGCCGGGAGATCGCCAAGCTGGTGGTGGAAAAGGGCAAGTATCCGGTTCGCTAA